GCACACCGTGAAGACCCACGTCAGCAACGTCCTGGCGAAACTCGGCCTGCGGGACCGGGTCCAGGCGGTGGTGCTGGCGTACGAGTCCGGCCTGGTGGCGCCCGGCGAGGCCGGCGTACCGGGTGAGGCCGGGCGGTCGACTCAGTCCTGAGAGTGACCCCGGAGGCCGCCGGACACCTCCGGTCGACGGAGTCAGGGTCCCCTCTCGGCGGCGATCCGCGCAGCGGCCCCGGCGGACGACCATCATGGCAGCTCGCGATCGGGCGGGCTATCCACATCGGAGAGTGCCATGTTACGTGCCATCACCGGGTACGCCATCCGGCGACCCGTCGTCGTCCTCACGCTCTGGCTGATCGTCCTGGCCGGTGGATTCGGCGCCGGAGCGGGGATCTTCCAACGGCTCTCGGCGGACGTCGGCGCCGTTCCGGGCAGTGAGTCGGACACCGCCCTGCACCGGTTGGCCGACGCCCCGGACGAGCCGGCCCGGCTGACCGCCCTCGTCCACGGCATGCCGGCCACCGATCCGGCGGTACGCGACAGCGTCGCGGCGGCCGTCGCCGACGTACGGGCGATGCCGGGGATAGCCGCGGTCGCCGATCCTGTTCCGTCGACGGAGACCGGGAAGGCCCTGCTGATCGTGGTCACCCTCCGGCCCGAGCGGGACGCGGACGAGGCGGCCGAGGCCGCGGCCGAGCGGCTGCACCGGATCGAGGCGCCCGAGGTGGTGGTCTCCGGTGGGCCGATCACCGACGCCGAGTTCAACGTGCAGGCGCAGCGGGACGTCGCGCGGGCGGAGATGGTGAGCCTGCCGGTGGTGCTGGTGTTGCTGCTGCTCGTCTTCGGCGGGCTCGTCGCGGCCGGCCTGCCGCTGGTGATCGCCGTCGTCGGGATCGGCTCGACCTTCGGCATCCTGTACGCCTTCAGCCTGGTCTCGGACGTCTCGGTCTACGCCGTACAGGTCACCACGATGCTCTCGGTCGGGTTGGCGGTGGACTACGCACTGCTGATGGTGAGTCGGTTCCGGGAGGAGCGGGCGACCGCTCCGGACGTACCGACGGCGGTCGCCCGGACCGTCGCCACCGCCGGCCGTACCGTGTTGTTCGCCGGGCTGACCGTGACGGTCGCCCTCACCGGCCTGCTGGTCTTTCCGGACCCGTTCCTCCGCTCGATGGGACTCGCCGGGGCGGCGGTGGTCGCGGTCGACATGGTCGCGGCGCTCACCCTGCTGCCCGCCCTGCTGGTGCTGCTGGGCCGGCGGATTCCGGCCGCGAAGCCGCGTACCAGGGCCGGGGTGTTCGCCGCCGTGGCCCGGGTGGTGCAGCGCCGGCCGGTGCTGACCCTGGTCGCCACCGTCGGGGTGCTGGCCACGCTGGCCATCCCGGTCCTGGACCTGCGACTGTCCCCCGGGGACGCGCGACTGCTGCCCACCAGCACCGAGACCCGCCGGATGTGGGACGCGTCCACCGTCCACTTCCCGGAACACACCGCGCCGAACGACATCGTGGTGGTGGCGTCCACGCCGTCGGACGACCCGGAACTGGCCAGCCTGCGGGACCGGGTCGCGGCCGTCGCGGGGGTCACCGGGGTCGAGGTGGTGTCGGCGGGGCCGGAGCTGACCGTGCTGCGGGCGGCCCCGGGGGCGCGACCGGAGCAGGACGCGGCGGCGGAGACGGTGGCCGCGATCCGGGCCCTGCCGGCGCCGTTCGAGGTCGTGGTCACCGGTGAGGCCGCCCGGCTGGTCGACTACCGACAGATGCTCGCCGAGCGGCTGCCCTGGGCGATCCTGGTGGTCGTGCTCGCCACCCTGGTGCTGCTGTTCGCGCTCACCGGCTCGGTGCTGCTGCCGGTCAAGGCGGTGCTCACCAACGTGCTGAGCCTCGGCGCCGCCCTCGGGGTGGTGGTCTGGGTCTTCCAGCAGGGCCATCTGGCCGGCCTGTTCGGCACGGTACGTCTCGACGCGACCCACCTGACCATCCCCGTACTGGTCGGCGCCATCGCCTTCGGGCTCTCCGTCGACTACGAGGTCTTCCTGCTGTCCCGGATCCGGGAGCGCTGGCTGGCCGGGGCCGATCCGCAGCAGGCGGTGGCGGAGGGCCTCCAGCGGACCGGCGCGATCGTCACCTCGGCGGCGCTGTTGCTGGTGGTGGTCTTCGCCGGATTCCTGATCGGCGGGTTCGCGCCGATCAAGGCGATCGGTCTGGGACTGGTGCTGGCGATCGCCCTGGACGCCACCATCGTCCGGATGCTGCTGGTGCCGGCGACGATGACGCTGCTGGGCCGGTACAACTGGTCCGCGCCGGCCCCGCTGCGCCGGTTGCACCAGCGGTTCGGCACGCGGGAGGACGAACCGGCGGCGCCCCGGCCGGCCCCGGTGCCCGTCCGTTAGCCGGCGGCCCACGCCCGCCCGACGTTCACCGTCCCGTCGTTCACCGTCCCGTCGTTCCCCGTCCCGTCGTTCCCCGTCCCGTCGTCCCTCATACCGGGCGGCGGGGCGGTGAACGTCGTCCGCCGAACAGGTGAAGAAAACCGCCGTCACTGAAAAGGACGCTGGTAAATATTGACACGCGATCGAGGGACAGCCATCCTCGTCGATATTCACCCCCGCTCGGTATGGAGGACCCCTTGTTCAGACGTACCGTCAGATTCGTCGCGGCGCTCACCCTCGCCGCCGCCGCAACGCTCGTCGCGACCGTGACGACCGCCGCCCCCGCGCAGGCCGACGGCTGCTACACCTGGGGCCGGCAGCTCTCCGAGGGCATGACCGGCGAAGACGTCCGGCAGTTGCAGATCCGGGTCGCCGGTTACCCCGGCAACAACGCCGTACTGGGCATCGACGGCGCCTTCGGACCGGCCACGCGCTCCGCCGTCATCCGCTTCCAGCAGGCCTACGGTCTCGGCGCGGACGGCATCGCCGGGCCGCTGACGTTCAACCGGATCTACGCTCTCCAGGACGACGACTGCACGCCGATCAACTTCAACTACGCCGAGTTCAACGACTGCAACTCGGACTGGTCCGGCGGCGCGGTCTCGGCCTCGACCGCCCGGTTCAACGCCCTGGTCAACATGTGGAAGCTCCAGGCCATGCGGCACGCCCTCGGCGACCAGCAGATCCGGGTCACCAGCGCGTTCCGTAGCCACGCCTGCAACAACGCCGTCGGCGGCTCGGCCAGCAGCCGGCACCTCTACGGCGACGCGGTCGACCTCGGCGCCAGCCCGCACAGCCTGTGCCGGCTCGCCCAGCAGGCCCGCAACCACGGCTGGCGGGAGATCCTCGGCCCCGGCTACCCCGGGCACAGCGACCACACGCACGTCGCGCACAAGTCCAGCCGTACCTGGTCGGCCAGTTCCTGCGGCGTCTCCTGACCCATGCGCGGGTGCCCGTCGGCGGCGGGGCGGGCACCAGCCGCAGGTGTCAGGGTGTCTGCGGGGTCAGGGTGTGGTGGCGAGCCACCTTTGACCGGCGTTACGAACGCCCCTCGGTCATGGGCAGACCTCGACGAACGGCGCGTCGTCGGTGACGAGCTCCACTCGTACTTCACCGCGTACACCGTTCCGTGCTATCCGGACGGCTACGCCCGCGGACCAGGATCGGTCGGCGGGCGTAGCGGACTACGGGATCGGACGGGGTCAGCCGGTGCAGTTGGGTACTGCTGGAGCGCTGCCGACACAGTTGCTCAGGGTGTTGGCGCTGATCGGTGAACTGGTGGTGGTCATGGTGCCGTTCTGGCGGCTGACGCCCCCGGCACCGAGCACCGCATGGTTGGTGGTCACGGCGGTCTGGGTGAGGGTGGTCGCGGTGGAGTTGAGCGCGGCAATGCCGCCGCCGCTGACCGCCGCGGTGTTGCCGGTGATGAACATCGGACTGCCGGAGACGCCGGTCGTGGTCAGGGTGCCTCTGCGGCCGTTGTAGATGCCGCCGCCGTTGAGTAGGGCGCTGTTGTTGGATACCGGAGACCTGGTAAAGGTCGCAGCGGGCGCGGTGCCGGAGGGGGTGTCGACGTTGGCCAACCCGCCGCCGTTGAGCGTCGCGCTGTTGCCATACAGACTGCTTCCGGTGAGGGTTACCGCACCGCGGTTCAGGATTGCGCCGCCATTACCGACCGCACTGCCGTTGGTAAATGTCACCGCCGTCGTGAGCGTGAGATTTCCAGTGGTAGCCACCTCCGCGATGCGGAATGGCAGCAGTGATACGCGGGCAACGGTCGCGGGCCCGATCATCTCGATCGGAGTGGTGATCACCGGCAACGCGTTGGTGAGCCCGCCATGGCTGGAGGTCATCCGGTAGGTACAGCCGGACGCCAGGACGAGGGTGTCGCTGGTCGGGGTGGAATTGGCCAGGTTGATCGCCGTGACGAGGGCGTTCTGGCTGCATGCCACGGGAATCGTGGCAGCCCACGCCGCGGGGGTGAGGGTGGCCAGGCTCCCGGCCACAACGGCGACGCCGAGCAGGGCCTGGCTGATGATACGTGTGCGTCTGATGACGCCTTCTCTCCTGATACAGGATAGGAGCGGCCCGCGAACAATGCGGTGCGCCCGGAAGAACATGCCGCGATGCCAGCTTTCCATCAGTATCGCGAAGTACTCCCGACTCGTCGATCAAGGCGGACATTCTTCCGCCATCGAGGTCTGGGATGACAATATGTCGACCCTACCGTTCCTTCATAAAAAGGTCAACCTGCGATTTTCGGATGAGTGGGTATTGGAAAGTGGTCAGGTAAACAGGTTGGTCCCATATTTATTTGCAAAAGCCGCGTTGCGGCTGGTCAGGCAATTGCGTGCTGATCACGGTGACCCGAAAAGCTCGCGTCGGGAGCGAAGGAGGGCCAGGGTTGGGGTGCGCGCTGCTGTCACCGCTGCCTGGCCGGGCCGCCGCACTGTACGGGTGCCGCACGGCGGGCACGAGGACCTCCCCTACGGGGCGGTTGAGCTGTTGGTCGGGTGGCTCGATGACCGTTTCTCGGCGCCACCTGGCGGGCTCGCGCTCCACGCCCCTGAGATTTCTCCGGGTCCGACCGGCCACCTTCGACAGATGTGGCCGGTCGGGCCGCCGCGACAGGCTTCCGGGTATGCGAACACTTTCTCGACGATGGCTACTGGGCGGGCTCGCGGCGCTGGTGGCGGTGTCGGCGACGTCCGCCGCACCGGCCGCGCTCGCCCGTACCGGGCCGTCGGCCTCCGGCCCGACCGGCTCGTCGGCGCCCGACCGCATCCCGCCGCTGCGGCTGAGCCTGCCCGAGCCGACCGGCCGGTACCCGATCGGCACCACCGAACTGCACGTGGTCGACACCGACCGGCCCGATCCCTGGGTCGACGGCCGGCCCAGGGAACTGATGCTGACCGTCTGGTACCCGGCCTCGTCCTCCACCGGCGGGAGGCTGGCGCCGTACCTGTCGCCGTCGGCGGCACCTCGGCTCGGGGAGCGGATCGCCGGGCTGCTCGGACTCCCCGCCGACCAGGTCGACTGGGCGGGGGTCAGCACGCACGCCCGGTCCGGAGTGCCGGTACGGCCGCGTCCGGGTGGGCATCCGGTCGTCCTCTTCTCGCCCGGCGGGGAGGAGCCCCGGGCGGGCGGCACGATCCTGGTCGAGGAGCTGGCCAGCCAGGGGTACGTCGTGGTGACCGTGGACCACACGTACGAGACGCCGGCGGTCGAGTTTCCGGGAGGTCGGGTCGAGACGCAGCAGTTGCCCGAGATCGATCCGACCGAACTCAACCACCGGGTGTTGGGAACCCGGGTGCTGGACACCCGGTTCGTTCTCGACCAACTCGCGGTCCTCGCCGGTGGCGGCAATCCCGACGCCGGAGGGCGGCACCTACCGCGCGGTCTCGGTGCCGGGCTCGACCTGTCCCGGGTCGGGATGTTCGGCCACTCTGCCGGCGGCTTCACCTCGGCCGAGACGATGCTCGTCGACCGGCGGCTCGACGCCGGAGCCGATCTGGACGGCAGCATGGCGTACAGCTTCTCCGCGAACGACTTCGGCGACGTGGTCGAACGCGGGCTCGACCGACCGTTCCTGTTGATGGGCGCGGGGCTGAGCAGCGGCGTTCCGCACACCCACCAGCACTCCCGGGACTGGGCGGGCTTCTGGGCGAACTCCACCGGCTGGCAGCGGGACCTGTACGTAGCCGACGGCGAGCACTTCAGTTTCACCGACTACCAGCACCTGGTGCCGCAGCTCGGTGCGGTGTTCGACCTGCCGCAGGAGGTCGTGACCGGTGCGATCGGCACGGTCGACCCGGACCGCCTGGTCGGATCGCTGCGGGCGTACCTCACCGCGTTCTTCGACCAGCACCTGCGGGGTCGGCCGCAGCACCTGCTCCAGAACCCGTCGCCGCGACACCCCGACATCACCTTCGTCCGGCCGTAACCCGTCCGGACCGGGCGATCCGGATCCGGACGGTCAGGACCGGGCGCGTCCGGTCGTCGGCGGTGAGTCGTCGGCGACCGGACGTACCCGGGTCGGGATCGGCAGCCCGGCCTCGTATCCGACGGCGAACGTCTCCAGCGCCGCGTCGGTGCCGGCCCGGTCGCCG
The nucleotide sequence above comes from Plantactinospora soyae. Encoded proteins:
- a CDS encoding alpha/beta hydrolase family protein is translated as MRTLSRRWLLGGLAALVAVSATSAAPAALARTGPSASGPTGSSAPDRIPPLRLSLPEPTGRYPIGTTELHVVDTDRPDPWVDGRPRELMLTVWYPASSSTGGRLAPYLSPSAAPRLGERIAGLLGLPADQVDWAGVSTHARSGVPVRPRPGGHPVVLFSPGGEEPRAGGTILVEELASQGYVVVTVDHTYETPAVEFPGGRVETQQLPEIDPTELNHRVLGTRVLDTRFVLDQLAVLAGGGNPDAGGRHLPRGLGAGLDLSRVGMFGHSAGGFTSAETMLVDRRLDAGADLDGSMAYSFSANDFGDVVERGLDRPFLLMGAGLSSGVPHTHQHSRDWAGFWANSTGWQRDLYVADGEHFSFTDYQHLVPQLGAVFDLPQEVVTGAIGTVDPDRLVGSLRAYLTAFFDQHLRGRPQHLLQNPSPRHPDITFVRP
- a CDS encoding MMPL family transporter; the protein is MLRAITGYAIRRPVVVLTLWLIVLAGGFGAGAGIFQRLSADVGAVPGSESDTALHRLADAPDEPARLTALVHGMPATDPAVRDSVAAAVADVRAMPGIAAVADPVPSTETGKALLIVVTLRPERDADEAAEAAAERLHRIEAPEVVVSGGPITDAEFNVQAQRDVARAEMVSLPVVLVLLLLVFGGLVAAGLPLVIAVVGIGSTFGILYAFSLVSDVSVYAVQVTTMLSVGLAVDYALLMVSRFREERATAPDVPTAVARTVATAGRTVLFAGLTVTVALTGLLVFPDPFLRSMGLAGAAVVAVDMVAALTLLPALLVLLGRRIPAAKPRTRAGVFAAVARVVQRRPVLTLVATVGVLATLAIPVLDLRLSPGDARLLPTSTETRRMWDASTVHFPEHTAPNDIVVVASTPSDDPELASLRDRVAAVAGVTGVEVVSAGPELTVLRAAPGARPEQDAAAETVAAIRALPAPFEVVVTGEAARLVDYRQMLAERLPWAILVVVLATLVLLFALTGSVLLPVKAVLTNVLSLGAALGVVVWVFQQGHLAGLFGTVRLDATHLTIPVLVGAIAFGLSVDYEVFLLSRIRERWLAGADPQQAVAEGLQRTGAIVTSAALLLVVVFAGFLIGGFAPIKAIGLGLVLAIALDATIVRMLLVPATMTLLGRYNWSAPAPLRRLHQRFGTREDEPAAPRPAPVPVR
- a CDS encoding D-Ala-D-Ala carboxypeptidase family metallohydrolase, producing the protein MFRRTVRFVAALTLAAAATLVATVTTAAPAQADGCYTWGRQLSEGMTGEDVRQLQIRVAGYPGNNAVLGIDGAFGPATRSAVIRFQQAYGLGADGIAGPLTFNRIYALQDDDCTPINFNYAEFNDCNSDWSGGAVSASTARFNALVNMWKLQAMRHALGDQQIRVTSAFRSHACNNAVGGSASSRHLYGDAVDLGASPHSLCRLAQQARNHGWREILGPGYPGHSDHTHVAHKSSRTWSASSCGVS